Genomic segment of Rhodoflexus caldus:
ACGTAGAGTTCAATCATCGTAAACTCGGGGTTGTGGAAGCGGCTCATGCCTTCGTTGCGGAAGTCTTTGGCAAACTCATATACGCCGTCATAACCGCCTACAATCAGGCGTTTGAGGTACAGTTCGTTGGCAATGCGCAAATAGAGCGGCATGTCCAGCGTATTGTGGAAAGTTTTGAACGGGCGCGCCGATGCTCCGCCGTAGATGGGTTGCAAAATAGGCGTTTCTACTTCTAAATAGCCTTTATTGTTCAAAAATTCGCGCATGGAGCCGATGAGGCGGCTGCGTTTGCGGAATACTTCGCGCACTTCGGGGTTGATGACTAAGTCGGCATAGCGGCGACGATAACGGAATTCTTGGTCGGTAACGGCATCATATACGTTGCCTTCCTCATCCTTTTTAACAATCGGCAGTGGCTTGAGCGATTTGGCAAGCAGTTTCAGCTCGGTAACGTGCACGCTGATTTCGCCGGTTTGGGTAGTAAAAACGTACCCTTTGATGCCTACAAAGTCGCCGATGTCCAACAGTTTTTTGAATACGGTGTTATACAGCGTTTTGTCTTCGCCGGGGCAGATATCGTCGCGGCGCACGTAAATCTGGATGCGGCCTGTGGTATCCTGCAACTCGGCAAAGGAGGCGTTGCCCATGATGCGGAAGCTCATCAGCCTGCCCGCCATGGAAATATCTTTATAGTCGGTTTTGAAACGTTCGTAGTTCTCCTTTATGTCTTTGGCATATGCATTGACCTCAAATAAGTCTGCCGGATAGGGGTCAATGCCTAACTGCATCAATTGCTCTCTTTTCTGACGACGCTGGAGTTCCTGTTCGTTCAAATGTTGCATGGTTGAGAAATTAAAGGTGCAAAGTTAATGGAAATCAACAAAAAACCCTGCCTCTAATGGTTAGGGCAGGGTCATCAGATTATCAGGCCGATACGCAACCGATTAATTCATCATCATGCGCATCATACCGCCTCTGCCGGGCTGGAAGTTGTTGGCCGGATTCAATGCTTTGTTCAGTGAATAGGTGAAAGAAACCATCACAAAGCGTCCTAAATTGTTTACAACGGTTTGTTGCAGGTAGTTCACGTCGGCCTGCTGGCTGATGCCAAGGCTTTTGTCGAGGAAGTTATTAACCGCAACTTTGAGCTCGCCTGCGCCTTTCAGAAATACTTTGGAAACAGAGGTGTTCAGCAAAGGCAGCGACTGACGGAAATCGGTGGTGCGGCTGGTAAACAGGAAGTAGTCATAGTCCACGTTCAAACGGAAGTCCAAAGGCAGCACTACGTTCATTTCCGCACCGTAGGTTTGGTTGAGGAAGTTCTGTTCGTTGGACTGATTAGCAGAAGTTGTGCGGTCAAAAGTGGTGCGCTGTTGGTTCAGGTTGGTTGTCAGCGCAATGTCAAACTTATCGCTTGGGCGGAACTCATAGCGCACATCGCCTACTAATGTGCGACCGTAAGCATAGGTGCTTTCATTGTTCAGCAAGTTGATGGAGCGATTGCCGCCTGCTCTGCCGCTCAAATTCAGGCGGCTTTTGATGGGCTTAATAGGGAATCCGAAGTTCATGTTGGCAGAAGCATTCAGGAAGTCCGCTACGTTTACCGGCTGCGAAGTGCGTACAAAGCGCTGGTCAATCAACTGGCTGTTTACAATTTTATTAGTGGTGTAGGTGGCGTTGATGCCGCCAAAGAAATTGATGGACGTAAATTGGTCAAAGGTGAAATAGTTGGCGCGGAAACGGTGGTTGTATTCGGGGCGCAAATCAGGATTACCTACATAGATGTTCAACGGGTCGCTGTTGTCCACAATCGGCTGCAATTGGGTAATACTTGGCGCGTTTACGTCTGTGTCATAGTCAAAATTTAGACGCTTGGTGTTGCTGAAATCCACGTTCAAACGGGCAGAAGGCAACAGGTTATTAAACGTTTTGTTGATAGATGTGCCTCGTGTTACCAAATTGCCGCGCAGGTCAGAGTTTTGGTAGTTCAAGCCCATGGTCAGGTTAATTTTCTGCTTGGTGTAGCGGAAGTTTGCCCCCATGCGCTGATACAGGAAGTTATTGTCAAACTCGTTGGTCAGGTTTTGGTTGACGGTGCGCTCGCCGTTGGCGATGTCAAATACTTTCTGGTCAGACTTATTCACCGTATTGCGGATGTTATAGTTCAACTCCAAGTACTTCCTTCTGCCGATGGGTTCGGTGTAGCTCAGGTTGCCGCCGTAGGTGTCGGTCATCGTGTTGCGCGTGTTCACCTGATTGATGTTGTCGGTGCGAATCAGCTCGCCTGTTTGCGGATTGAAAAATCTGTTCACAGCCTTCAATTCGCCTTCGCTGTTGTTGCGGTTCATGTTGAAGGTCAGCGTTGCCGACATTGTACGGCCGCGTTTGGCAAAACGATGGCGATAAAGTACTTCGTTGTTCCAAGTCATGCCCGTACCGGTGTTGATGTTGTCGCGTGTGCCTTCGTTTTGCAGAATACCTGCCGCATTGAAAGTCTGGTTAGAACTGATGGTGCGGAAGTCGTTGTTGTTTTGCGACAGCACAACGTTGTAACGGATAGTATTCACCGAATCTATTTTATGGTCTAAAGTTGCATTGAGGCGGTGAGAGGTTGTCTGGTTGTTCTGGCGGCTATCCTGTGCGCTGCTGAAATTACCGGTTGGCAGAAAGTTAATCTGATTAGTCTGCTGGGTTAAACGGTGTGTCAAATCGCTGAAAAAGTAACTGCCGTTGATTTCAGTGTTTTTGTTGAACGTGTGGTTAAAGTTAATACCACCCGCCCAGTTAGTCATAATGCCGTTGGGTCTGCCGCCAAAATTGACCGGAACGCCGCGCGTATTGCCGCCGCCGCCACGGAAAACAGCACCGCCGCCACCGCTTCTGCCCGAAAATCCGAAATATTCGGCAGGTGAAAAGCCTTGTTGGTTGATGTTATTGCCCATTCCCAAGAACGACAATTGCGTGGTTTTGCTGAATCGGTTGTAGCTCGCTTTGGTTTCATAGCGGAACTCATCTTGCGAATCAACGCCGGCTCCGGCAGTGAAATTGCCAAAACCGCCATTGCTGAACTCTTCTTTCAATTCTAAATTGATGGTTTTTTCGCGCGTACCGTCATCTATACCCGAAAATTGCGCTTGGTCAGACTTGCGGTCAAAAACCTGAATTTTTTCAATGGCTTTGGCAGGCAGGTTGCGGGTAGCCAGTTTGGCATCCTGTCCGAAAAAGTTTTTGCCGTTGATGGTAACGCGCTGAACGTCTTCGCCTTGTACCTTAATGCTGCCATCTTTGTCCACCTGAACCCCGGGCAGGCGTTTGAGGAGGTCTTCCACCGCCGCGTTGGCCTTGTTGGTTTCAAACGAACTTGCGTTAAACTCCAAGGTGTCCTTTTTGATAGTAACAGGGTCGCGCTCGCCTTTGATAACCACTTCGCTCAGTTGGCGGGCTTTAATCTGCATGATAATAGTTCCCAAATCCTGTGTGCCGC
This window contains:
- the lysS gene encoding lysine--tRNA ligase; translated protein: MQHLNEQELQRRQKREQLMQLGIDPYPADLFEVNAYAKDIKENYERFKTDYKDISMAGRLMSFRIMGNASFAELQDTTGRIQIYVRRDDICPGEDKTLYNTVFKKLLDIGDFVGIKGYVFTTQTGEISVHVTELKLLAKSLKPLPIVKKDEEGNVYDAVTDQEFRYRRRYADLVINPEVREVFRKRSRLIGSMREFLNNKGYLEVETPILQPIYGGASARPFKTFHNTLDMPLYLRIANELYLKRLIVGGYDGVYEFAKDFRNEGMSRFHNPEFTMIELYVAYKDYEWMMNLVEEMIEKVALDLHGTTEVQVGEHIINFKRPWKRFTMFEAIQHFTGIDISEMDEAALRKTARELHVHIDDTMGKGKLIDEIFGTHCEPKLIQPTFITDYPIEMSPLAKKHRSKPGLVERFEAICNAKEICNAFSELNDPIDQRQRFEEQLELGKRGDSEAMVLDEDFLRALEYGMPPTAGLGIGIDRLAMIMTNQPSIQDVLFFPQMRPEKKSEESE
- a CDS encoding outer membrane beta-barrel protein codes for the protein MKKFVLLLSFITMSLASWAQTTFKGKVMDSTNTSLPIATVMLLHTKDSALATFGRTDVNGEFMLRNVANGNYILKITYTGYQNYMKPVTAAGGTQDLGTIIMQIKARQLSEVVIKGERDPVTIKKDTLEFNASSFETNKANAAVEDLLKRLPGVQVDKDGSIKVQGEDVQRVTINGKNFFGQDAKLATRNLPAKAIEKIQVFDRKSDQAQFSGIDDGTREKTINLELKEEFSNGGFGNFTAGAGVDSQDEFRYETKASYNRFSKTTQLSFLGMGNNINQQGFSPAEYFGFSGRSGGGGAVFRGGGGNTRGVPVNFGGRPNGIMTNWAGGINFNHTFNKNTEINGSYFFSDLTHRLTQQTNQINFLPTGNFSSAQDSRQNNQTTSHRLNATLDHKIDSVNTIRYNVVLSQNNNDFRTISSNQTFNAAGILQNEGTRDNINTGTGMTWNNEVLYRHRFAKRGRTMSATLTFNMNRNNSEGELKAVNRFFNPQTGELIRTDNINQVNTRNTMTDTYGGNLSYTEPIGRRKYLELNYNIRNTVNKSDQKVFDIANGERTVNQNLTNEFDNNFLYQRMGANFRYTKQKINLTMGLNYQNSDLRGNLVTRGTSINKTFNNLLPSARLNVDFSNTKRLNFDYDTDVNAPSITQLQPIVDNSDPLNIYVGNPDLRPEYNHRFRANYFTFDQFTSINFFGGINATYTTNKIVNSQLIDQRFVRTSQPVNVADFLNASANMNFGFPIKPIKSRLNLSGRAGGNRSINLLNNESTYAYGRTLVGDVRYEFRPSDKFDIALTTNLNQQRTTFDRTTSANQSNEQNFLNQTYGAEMNVVLPLDFRLNVDYDYFLFTSRTTDFRQSLPLLNTSVSKVFLKGAGELKVAVNNFLDKSLGISQQADVNYLQQTVVNNLGRFVMVSFTYSLNKALNPANNFQPGRGGMMRMMMN